CATAATCCGGGCGAATTGTATCGATGTATTCAGTCATGCTTCTGGGACCAAAGAGATAAGGCATCAAGTCCTTGCTGTTGGTCATACCATCAAGATTTATAGTCCGCCGATTTGAGAAGTAGCCAATCACACCTGCGTTGTAGGATGCAATCACTGCCGTCGAGGGAGTATTCTGCTCTAACCATTTTGCCTGGGCATACATTCCGTCGAGCCCGTACATCGGTGGCAACGGTTCTCTCGTAACAAAATCAACCGACCGATAGCCACGAGCCAAAAATCCTATTGAGAACCATATGGCCAGCGAATAACGGAAAGCTTTGCGAACCATGGACCGTGACAGGATTGTGTCAATATGCCTGATCGCCGCTCCGATGGATAACGAGATGACCACAAACCAGTTGGCAAAGTACCAAGTTGTGTAATCCAGGACATAGTCCAGTGCGTAAACAACCGACATCGCGTGAAGAAAGATGGCTACCCAGAAGAAAGCCAATATCTTTACTGCTGGCTTGTCATCTGCATCATGTGACTTTCGACTTGAACACATCCAGGCCACTGCCGCAGTCAGCAAAGCACCCATCGTCAGCAGCACCCTTGCCGCCAATTTGGAAGATCCCGCTTCACTGGACAGGTCAATTGCACCCCATATTGCCCAGAATGGCAGCAAGACCAAAAAGGATCTCTTTAGAAAGATGACCGCTGGTTCTCCGCCAGACATTACGGAAGCAGTAGATATCCGGCGCTTGGCGAAACATACAGCCGTGAGCACGGTCAGGATGCCGGCCAAGACTGTTGCCACAAGAGCCGGACTCACGAGCCAGGACCCTCTACCCAATCCCAGAACGCTGTCCAATGTGCCCAGGCTGTTCGAGGTTACCCACAGGAGTTTCTCAAATGCTCGCCCCAATGAATGAAGGAGCGCATGGATGCTCAAATACCCTCCCATCTGAGAAGTCACGATATTGAAATTATGTCTCTCCTTCACCAGACCGCTGACCGGCAGGACTGTGCCGAACTCGATCACGTTCCACAGAACGTAAGGCAAAACCAGCAATCCAGCACCAAAAGCCATGCCAATGCCTGGTCTTATCATCGCCCGAAGTCTCTGGGTCCGACTCATTTTTTGGTTGTGCGGTGTGAGAAACTAGCCCATCAGGACAAAGATGCTCGCGACGTAAATGAGATTGTCGACCCGGCACAAAAAGAGCACACCGCACCCGAGTCCAGTGGCAATGCTTCCCAAACTTGAATACGTTTGCGCGGCAGATTCCTGCATAAGTTTTCGCTTGGCGGCTACTATGACACGCCACAGCAGGAAGCTGAAAACCAGCCAATTAAGACTGGTCTCCATTCCTGTCAAGGACAGGCTTGGAACAAGCTGCACTGAGGACCAAATGAGCAGGCAGATCACCGAGAGAGACTGCCCGAGTGCTGCTTCCGAGATCGCACAAATGATGAGCCCGGTTGCAAAGTTGAGCACCGTGCAGAGAATCAGAGTAAGTCTCAGCAAATCTTCCTTTGAAGGCGTTATCGTTGCAAGGGCAGTAAGCAGCAGTTGCCACGCAGGTGGAAAGCCGTTGGTCCGGTTGATTCCGTCAAAGGTGAACCCCTGCCCATGTGCCGCGCGATGGGCTATTTCGAGGTAGTAGAATGTATCGTCGTTGACAACATGAGCAAGCAGATAGTTGAGGGGAAGCTGTGTTACGAAGAGCTGAAAAAGCACCGTGGCCAACAATATTGCGGCAGCCCAAATCCTTGGTGATTTGTGACTCAGATTTCTCCTGCCTAGCGAGATTCCCGGTTGTTGTGCGGGCATCTCAAGGAAGCTACGCTACGCGCCGCGTGCATGTCCACAGTTTCCTGCAGCTTCCCAACATTTATGGTAAGTGCTCCGTGCTGCTCTTCGAGCTTGCCTTCCACAAGGAGTAAACCAGTATGCCTAAAAACAGTGGACAATTTCTCGTAGGCCTCCGGGAAAAGGATGCATTCGACAGTCCCCGTTGAGTCCTCGAGTGTCATGAATGCCATGAGCCTCTTGTCCCTTAATCTCACTCTACGCCGTGCAATGGGAAGTCCCACGATTCGGACAAACGGGCGCGGGTGGGTCCAGCCCCTCCCTGAAACTTCGGCAGTTCCGGCGGACTGACGGATCGCATTTCCCGCTTGAATTCGATGCTCTGCCTTGCTCGCTGAGGACCCACTGTCCCCAGTTTCCCGCACACAGAGCCCCACAATACCCCCCCTCACCGATTCCAATTCGTATAGTTCTGCTGCTCTCACGGCACCTTCAGGCAAAGGTCCAAGCTCACTCGGGTGGCAGACGACGTGCAAGTCTAGGAGTCGCTCTTCCATCGCAACCTGTTCACTCAAAGGCAAATCCTTTCCCTTGAAACCAGATGCAGTAGCGTCTTCGACCAGCGCGAGTGAGGTCCCTTGAGCCGTCTTCTTTCTCATCCTCTTGGACAGAACGGCGAGCTCATAGAAAAGCCCGGGCCTCGTCCGGCCGGTGAAATCAAACGCTCCGCAGAGGATTAGACTTTCGGTTTCATTGAATCCAACGTTCGTTCTCAGGAGAAAATCGGAGACCGAGTTGAATGGACGTTCTTTTCTGGCAAGAAGGATTGATGAGATAGTTCTTCCAGTCAGGCCGCTCACCTGAGAAAGTCCGACTCTTATGGCGCCGCCATCAATTTCAAATCCGCGTCCCGAGCAGTTCACACAGGGCAGAAGAACGCGCAAGCCCATCCTCTTTGCCTCATTGACGTGGACCGACCTTTCATACATTCCCTGGTGATGGTTCAGAACAGCGGTCATGTACTCAAGCGGAAAATGCGCCTTGAGGTAGAGAGACTGCCACGCGAGCACGCCGTAGCCTGCCGCGTGTGCCCGGGAAAACGTATAGGAGGAAAACCTTGTTACATCCTTCCACACGGAATTCTGTATTTCTGCCGGCACTCCCTTCTCCCTGCACTTCGCGGAGAAGAACTTCCTTGCGTTCTTCATATCAGGCTCACTTCGCGCATGTGAGATCGCCCTTCTCAGTGAATCCGCATCTTCGAGAGAGATTCCGGATATTTCACTCAGAACGCCCATGACATCTTCTTCGTAGAGCATGATTCCGTGAGTTCTCTCAAGGAGCGACTTGAGACTTTCGTGAACGAATTCTATCTGTTCTTCTCCTCGCGCTCTTTTCACAAAGCGTTCTTTCATCCCTGCTGAGGAAGGACCCGGCCTGATAAGCGCGAGCGCATCTATGGTGTCATCCTGAGACGAAGCTTGCAGCATGACGACGAGATTTCTCATGGCAGGCGACTCTGTTTGAAAGCATCCGAGCGTCTTTCCTCTGCGCAAAAGTTCCCCTGTGAGCTCATCATTCTCGGGAATCTCATCGGGAGAGAGCCTGAGACCCTTTTCTTTTTCTATGAGGTTCAGCGTCTCCTCGAGCGTCGAAAGCGCTCGATTTCCAAGAAGGTCAATCTTAACGAGGCCGGCTTTCTCGATGCCCTCCATCTCAAACTGGGTAACAACAATGCCCTTCGCGGCAAGCTCAAGCGGAACGTATTTCGAGAGCTCGCCCGGAGAAACAACGATTCCTCCACAATGAATTCCAAGATGCCTTGGGAAATTCTCAATCCTCTTTGCCAGACGGCGGGCCTCGGCAAGAAGCTCGAGGTGCTCTCCGATTCTTCCTTTCTTTGAAAGCGCACTCGCAGGAACGCCGAGCGCCTTTGCTGTCTCAAGAAAGGCCAGCCTTGACCCCATCGTGACATGCGTTGAGATCATGGCCACGCGATTGCTTCCGTACTTCTTGTACACATACTCGATTACCTCATCCCTCCTGTGCCAGGAAAGGTCGATATCCAGGTCCGGCCAGTCTTTTCTTGTCTCATTGAGGAACCTCTCGAAATAGAGGTTGTAGCAAAGCGGATCGACATTCGTGACACCAAGAAGGTAGGCGACAATGGAACTCGCCCCGGACCCACGTCCCGCGACGGGAATCCGCTTTTCCCTTGCGAAGCGCACGATGTCGCCGACAACCAGAAAATACTCAGTGAATCCCAGCTTTGAGATGATTTCTATTTCGTGGAGAAGTCGCTGGCGCGCCCGCCCGTTCGCTTGACCGTATCTTGAAATCAATCTCTCTTGGCAGAGAGAAAGAAGGAACTCCTTTGCTTCCACGCCTGTGGGAAGCGGAAATCTCGGGAAGACCGCCTCGCCCTGGAAAAGGTCAAAGTCGCATGCCTCCGCGATTTTCCTCGTGTTCGCAAGTGCATCCGGGATATCTTTGAAAAGTTCGCTCATCTCAAGCGGACTCCCCAGCCGGGCATTCCTGTTCCCTGTCATTCTTTGCCTGGCTTCGAAGATGGAGACATTTTTTCTTATGGCTGAGAGGAGTTCATGAGTCTCGCAGTCAGATTCATGAAGAAAGCGTACGTCGGTCGTTGCGACAGGTCTCAGGTTGAGTCTCCGCGCAAGCTTCATCAGCTCCATTTCTCTCGTTGCCGAGGAGCAGGGTCTTTCCATTCCGACGAGAAGGGAATCCTTTGGAACATCTGGCTCAAGCCTTCGGATGAACTCACAATCATTTGCAATGATGAATAGGCCTTCGTGATGTTCGAGAAGTGAGTCAAGAAGTGAGAATTTCTCTTTCAGATTCCGCTCAGTCAGAAGTGTGCAGAGGTTAGAGTATCCCGCTCTGTCTCGCACAATGAGAACGACCTTCTCACCTTCGTACCCAAGCTCACAGCCGAGAATCGGCTTTATTCCTGCTTTCTTTGCAGCTTCAAAGAACCTGGGCGCGGCATAGAGGTTATTCGAATCGGTGAGAGCTATCGCATCGAAGCCAAGCTCCAGAGCCCTGGCAATAAGACTCTCCACAGTTGATGTGCCGGAAAGAAGCGAGTAATTGCTGTGGACATAAAGGGGAACCGGCGTGGACTCTGTTTCGCTACTCATCTGGGTCCCCTCACCCTTCCCTCTCCCCCAGGGGAGAGGATAAACGGATCACAGGTCCCCGCAGGCGGCTGTCCTTGAGACTTCTCCCCTCTGGGGTGGAGGGAGACGCCGTCCCTCTTCCCATCCTCTCCCCCTTGGGGAGAGGACTGAGGTGAGGGGCAACCGCCGCTACCTGGTGAGGCATGGTGTTCTCAGAATAAATCCAAATCTATCCTGCTTTAGCTTTCCGAGAAGCTCGATGGAATTCCCGGCGACGATCGAGGAGTGCCCAAACTTCTGCCTCACCGAGTCAATTCCTTTGTACAGATTCCTCGATTTCTCTTCCTCCTCGTCTTCATAGAATCCCATCTGAGACTCGTTCCACCGGGAGAAGCGCGAAAGGGCTATTCCGACCCGAATAACGCTCACTCTTCTCGTCAGCATGCGCACGAGCAAATCCCTTGCGCGCGAGAAGAGCTCGTTGTCAAGAGCTGTCGGACTGGGAAGGGCTTCCTGCCTTTCCTCGTGCCGCGAATCCGCGTACGAGACCTTAACCGATATCGTGCGAGGGCAGATCGCCAGATCTCTCGCCGCTTTCCCTGCCCTTTCCGTGAGATAGTAGAGCATCGCTTCAATCTCGCTTTGATCCCCGGCCGGTGTGTGGAAGGCGGTCTCCCGCGAGATTGATTGTGGAAGTTCTCGTTCTTGAACGCGAATTTCCCTCCCCGCCGCCCTTTCGTAGAGGTCGTGTCCGGCCTTTCCAAACAGCGCCCTAAGCGAATCCCGCGAGAAAGCTCTCAGATCCTGAATGGTGTGCACGCCCAGCTTTTCGAGGACACGCTTCGTTTTCGTCCCCACGCCCGGCAATTCACCAACCGGAAAGCCTGCAATGAAGTTCTCCTCCTCACCCATTCTGATCAGTCTCAGTCCATCGGGTTTCACGGTCCGGCCCGCAAACTTCGCAATCATCCTGTTTGTGGCAATCCCGACGGTGACGGTGAGTCCAATTTCTCTTCTCACTCTCTCTTTGAGTTCGCGGCCGACTAGAAGAAAATCTTCGTATAGAAGCTCTGTCCCCGAAAGATCACAGTGGGCTTCGTCAAGGTAGCTCTCGACGGCCGGGGAAATGTCCCGGCAGATATCGAATGTCCGCGACGCGAAGGAACGGTACGTCTGGCAATGCCCGTCAAGCACCACGGCTTTGGGACAGAGTTTCTTTGCCTCGCGGATTGACATTCCGGCTCTTAGGCCGTATTTCCTTGCATCATAGGAACAGCTCGCTATGACACCTCTTCCCACGATCACAGGAACGTCTTTCAGGCGGGGGTTCTTGAGCTTTTCAACCGATGCGAAAAAGGCATCTATATCAACGTGCATTATGACGGGGCGCATGATTGTCGGCCGCTATCACCCTTCCATCATCACAGATTCCAGATACCAGAGCATTTCAGATCCATCCAGGCAAAGCTCACACACATCACCGGTATCCACGCTCACCGAAAAATAGTAGAGCCTCTTCTGACCTTCCTTCCATTCCCATCTGGCATGGACATCGGTGATTTTGTAATTTCTAGTTCCCCGTTTGAAACAAAGGGGCACTATCTGCCCGCCGTGGAAATCAGCTCTCACCTTTACGGCTTGATTTATTCGTTCAACAATCACGACTCCCCCTCACCCCCTCACCTTGATCCTCTCCCCCGTGGGGAGAGGGTAGGGTGAGGGGGCGCTCCTTACAATTTCCTCACCACTCCGACTACCTTTCCACAAATCCTGAAAAGAGGATCTCCTTTCTTCACAACTATGGGTTTATAGTTCCTGTTACGTGGTATAAGCTCAATTCCGTTCTGCCTTTTCTTGAAAACCTTGACCGTAACTTCCTGCTCCTCTCCCAGACAGGCAACAACTGCATCTCCGTCGTGAGCCGTTCCCTGCTCTCTCACAATGCAGTAATCGCCATCGTAGATACCGGCATCCTTCATG
The window above is part of the Candidatus Eisenbacteria bacterium genome. Proteins encoded here:
- a CDS encoding DNA polymerase IV, yielding MRPVIMHVDIDAFFASVEKLKNPRLKDVPVIVGRGVIASCSYDARKYGLRAGMSIREAKKLCPKAVVLDGHCQTYRSFASRTFDICRDISPAVESYLDEAHCDLSGTELLYEDFLLVGRELKERVRREIGLTVTVGIATNRMIAKFAGRTVKPDGLRLIRMGEEENFIAGFPVGELPGVGTKTKRVLEKLGVHTIQDLRAFSRDSLRALFGKAGHDLYERAAGREIRVQERELPQSISRETAFHTPAGDQSEIEAMLYYLTERAGKAARDLAICPRTISVKVSYADSRHEERQEALPSPTALDNELFSRARDLLVRMLTRRVSVIRVGIALSRFSRWNESQMGFYEDEEEEKSRNLYKGIDSVRQKFGHSSIVAGNSIELLGKLKQDRFGFILRTPCLTR
- a CDS encoding DNA polymerase III subunit alpha, translated to MSSETESTPVPLYVHSNYSLLSGTSTVESLIARALELGFDAIALTDSNNLYAAPRFFEAAKKAGIKPILGCELGYEGEKVVLIVRDRAGYSNLCTLLTERNLKEKFSLLDSLLEHHEGLFIIANDCEFIRRLEPDVPKDSLLVGMERPCSSATREMELMKLARRLNLRPVATTDVRFLHESDCETHELLSAIRKNVSIFEARQRMTGNRNARLGSPLEMSELFKDIPDALANTRKIAEACDFDLFQGEAVFPRFPLPTGVEAKEFLLSLCQERLISRYGQANGRARQRLLHEIEIISKLGFTEYFLVVGDIVRFAREKRIPVAGRGSGASSIVAYLLGVTNVDPLCYNLYFERFLNETRKDWPDLDIDLSWHRRDEVIEYVYKKYGSNRVAMISTHVTMGSRLAFLETAKALGVPASALSKKGRIGEHLELLAEARRLAKRIENFPRHLGIHCGGIVVSPGELSKYVPLELAAKGIVVTQFEMEGIEKAGLVKIDLLGNRALSTLEETLNLIEKEKGLRLSPDEIPENDELTGELLRRGKTLGCFQTESPAMRNLVVMLQASSQDDTIDALALIRPGPSSAGMKERFVKRARGEEQIEFVHESLKSLLERTHGIMLYEEDVMGVLSEISGISLEDADSLRRAISHARSEPDMKNARKFFSAKCREKGVPAEIQNSVWKDVTRFSSYTFSRAHAAGYGVLAWQSLYLKAHFPLEYMTAVLNHHQGMYERSVHVNEAKRMGLRVLLPCVNCSGRGFEIDGGAIRVGLSQVSGLTGRTISSILLARKERPFNSVSDFLLRTNVGFNETESLILCGAFDFTGRTRPGLFYELAVLSKRMRKKTAQGTSLALVEDATASGFKGKDLPLSEQVAMEERLLDLHVVCHPSELGPLPEGAVRAAELYELESVRGGIVGLCVRETGDSGSSASKAEHRIQAGNAIRQSAGTAEVSGRGWTHPRPFVRIVGLPIARRRVRLRDKRLMAFMTLEDSTGTVECILFPEAYEKLSTVFRHTGLLLVEGKLEEQHGALTINVGKLQETVDMHAARSVASLRCPHNNRESR